DNA from Flavobacterium aestivum:
ACAAGACTCAAAAGGATAGAATTTTATTAGATATCCATATCACACCTTATTTCCCTGCTAAAAGTTTCGTAATTCAATTAGACGGACATAAAGGAGATGGTCCAGAAGAGGCTGTATGGCATAGTGATTACAAACAAGTTTAATAAATCACACCATTTATTTTATACCCCAAAAATGTTTAATACCATTTTTGGGGTATTTTTTTATGCAAATTTTCAGAGCAAAATCATTAGAAAAAATGTTTGCTAAATCATGCATAAAATACTCATTATAAAAAGATAGCGCTTATAAAAAACATAGTTCTTAACGCTTTTTAAACTAAAAAACTCCATTTTAATAACTAAAATTTTTCACGCTTTGTACATAAAAAATTAGGCATCATCGATTATAAAAACTTAATTTGCGAACCCAAATCAAAAAAATACCCCCAAATTAATGCGTTTTTATATTCTATTTTACCTACTTATCCTTTGCACAATTCCAACTGCACAAGCACAATTAAAAGCCATCACAGACCAAACCGATTACCCTTTCTGGATTAATCTTCCTAATCAGGATGTATTAGATAAAAAAGCACCAGTTATTCTATTTTTACACGGAAAAAGCTTATCCGGCACTAATTTGAACCGGGTAAAACGCTACGGTGTAATCCGAGCAATCGAAAGAGGAAAAGAAATACCTGCCATTGTAATTGCTCCGCAAGTGTCTTCAGGACCTTGGAATCCGGATAAACTTTTAAAACTTTTAGAATACGTACAAAGCAACTACAATACCGATTTATCTAGGGTATACGTATGCGGAATGAGTTTAGGAGGATATGGTACTTTTGATTTCGCTGGTAAATATCCCGATAAAATTACTGCAGCAGTAGCTATTTGCGGAGGCGGAAATCCAAAAGAAGCTTGTAATCTAGCAACAGTTCCATTATGGGTTATTCATGGAAACAAAGACTTTATTGTCCCAATTTCAGAATCCAAAAAAATGGTCAAAGCCATTCAGACTTGTAAACCAGATGCCAACCTCACTTTTACTATTGTTAAAGGTGGTAATCATGGTAGTGTAGAAAATTATTTTAGAGAAGATAAAATCTATAACTGGATGCTGAATCAATGTAAATTCATTCCATAAAATACTATCAAATAGTATCACTCATTTTTGAAAGCTGTTCCTCTTTTACTAATTCACTTTTGTGATTTTTAAAAACAGTATTCAATATGTACTGACATACTAAGTTGCTTTCTATTTTGTCTGCTATAGCTGCTTTACCTATAAATACAGGTTTATCTCCATCGCTTTTTGGGATGCATCCATGGGAACCACTGACCAATGTAGCATCTAATGGAATAACATTCATAAGGGTACGAAATCCTAGCTTTTTTCTAATTAATTTTAGCACAATGCGTGGTAAAATAAACTTCTTTTTAGGATCTAAAAACAGCTCTACAGGGTCATAACCCGGTTTTTTATGAATTTCTACAGTACGGGCAAAATCAGGTGCTTTGCTATCATCTAACCAATAATAATAGGTAAACCAGCTATCTTGTTCTGATACAAGAACAAGATCACCTGCTCGTTTGTGATTAAGATTATACTCTTTTTTTCCTTCATCATCCAACACCATTGCTACTCCAGGCACTTTTTCCAGCAATTTTTTGAGTTCAGAAAGATCACTCTTTTCTTTTACATATACATGAGCTACCTGATGATCTGCTAATGCAAAAGCTTTACACTCTCCTGTATCTAATAATTCTAACCCTCGTTCTTCTCTAATCTGTAAATAGCCGTGAATACGAAGAAATCTATTGATGTGGATTGGATTAGTAGATTTAGTAATCCCATATTCAGATAAAACAATAGGTTGCACTCCTTTACTTTCAAAATACTCAATCAAATTTTTACAGACTTGATCAATAGCTTTTACTTCTGCATCGATTTTTGATGATCCGGGCTCAAATTTTTGACAACAATAATCCAAATGAGGTAAATAAATTAAGTTGAGCGTGGGATTATGCCATTCATAAACCAACTTTGATGCCTCTGCAATCCATTGACTGGAAAGAATGGTTGTTTTTGGTCCCCAAAAATCAAAAAGCGGAAATACACCAAGTTTGTCCTGTAAGCGATCACGCAACTCAGCAGGTTTTGAATATGAATCCGGCTTTTTTTGTCCGTCAGCCCAATACTGTGGACGAGGAGTAACTGTAAAATCAGCATCTGAATACATGTTATACCACCAAAATAAATTGGCACAAGTAAAAGTTGGATCAATCTTTTTTGCTAAATCCCATATTCTTGGAGATTGTATCAGCTTATTTGATTGCTTCCACATCTTTACTTCGGCATCCTCTCTATCATACCAACCGTTACCTACAATACCATGCTCAGAAGGCCATTTACCTGTTAAGTAAGTTGTTTGGGCTGAACAGGTAAGAGCCGGTAATACAGGCTCAATAATACTTAAATGTCCGTTTTTTTTAAGCCATTGATGCAAAAATAAATCTGGATTTTGAAGTAAAGTAGTTGTAAGTCCTACTACATTAATGACGGCTGTTTGTTGCATGGTTTTAATATTGTTGTGTACTTTTAAAGTATCAATTCAGATAATTATTAAATCATAAATAGTTTTTGAGAACAATTTAATTGAGAGTACTTTTACATAGTCTCGACATTTTTATTTTTTTATCCCCTATTCCCTATGGCTGAATAACTATTTTTTTTAAATGTTTCGTTGGCTATTGTATTCATAACCCACTCTAATTCTCTTTCTATAGATTCTACCAAATCCGTTTGCAAATGAGAAGGTAATACCTGCCATGTATAGGTTTCTATTTCCAAATGTTTGGTAAACTCTTTTTTACACCAACTTTCCAGAACACTAATAATTTCATTTTGGGTAGACTGCAATAGTTGGAAATCTTCAACAAATATTGGAACGTGAAAATGCGTACGAAGCTCCTCGAAGTCAATACAATTCATAGCCTCTATACCTTTACCTAAATCATCAAATTTCAGCAACTCCCCACCAATTGTTTTTATTACCACCTGATGCAGATAGG
Protein-coding regions in this window:
- a CDS encoding alkaline phosphatase family protein, which codes for MQQTAVINVVGLTTTLLQNPDLFLHQWLKKNGHLSIIEPVLPALTCSAQTTYLTGKWPSEHGIVGNGWYDREDAEVKMWKQSNKLIQSPRIWDLAKKIDPTFTCANLFWWYNMYSDADFTVTPRPQYWADGQKKPDSYSKPAELRDRLQDKLGVFPLFDFWGPKTTILSSQWIAEASKLVYEWHNPTLNLIYLPHLDYCCQKFEPGSSKIDAEVKAIDQVCKNLIEYFESKGVQPIVLSEYGITKSTNPIHINRFLRIHGYLQIREERGLELLDTGECKAFALADHQVAHVYVKEKSDLSELKKLLEKVPGVAMVLDDEGKKEYNLNHKRAGDLVLVSEQDSWFTYYYWLDDSKAPDFARTVEIHKKPGYDPVELFLDPKKKFILPRIVLKLIRKKLGFRTLMNVIPLDATLVSGSHGCIPKSDGDKPVFIGKAAIADKIESNLVCQYILNTVFKNHKSELVKEEQLSKMSDTI
- a CDS encoding prolyl oligopeptidase family serine peptidase encodes the protein MRFYILFYLLILCTIPTAQAQLKAITDQTDYPFWINLPNQDVLDKKAPVILFLHGKSLSGTNLNRVKRYGVIRAIERGKEIPAIVIAPQVSSGPWNPDKLLKLLEYVQSNYNTDLSRVYVCGMSLGGYGTFDFAGKYPDKITAAVAICGGGNPKEACNLATVPLWVIHGNKDFIVPISESKKMVKAIQTCKPDANLTFTIVKGGNHGSVENYFREDKIYNWMLNQCKFIP